The window GTTTTTCTCAGTTTTAGAGGCGATACAAGGTACGGTTTCACAGATTGTCTCTACCACGCTTTGACAAGCAAAAGAATCAACACGTTCAGGGATCGGGACAACCTGAAAACAGGTGATGAAATTGCGCATGCTGTTCTTGAGGCAATTGAGAAATCAAGGATTTCGATTGTTGTGCTATGTCAAAACTATGCTTCTTCCACATGGTGCCTCGATGAGCTAGCCAAGATCATGGAGTGCACGGACAGGGGAAGAAGACAAAGAGTTTTGCCAATTTTCTACAAGGTAGAACCATCGGATGTGCGCCATCAAAGGAATCAATATGAAGCAGCTATGATTAAGCATGAAAATGGCAGAAACTCACACAAGGTGGAAGCATGGAGGTTGGCTTTGACTTCAGTAGGCAACCTGAGTGGACAACATCGTACTGCAGACATGTAAGAGTTAAACCctatactttttattcaatttggAACTGAGACGTGTTATTTACGAGTCCCTCATCCTTACTCCTTGACCTCCCCTGTCAGCGAGTCTTCCAATTAAAGTTACACCCCCTTGCTTTATGACTGAGATGGCCACAGTAGTTACAGAAGTTTCCCGTGCATTCATATTTAATGATCACCTCTATAACTTTCTTATTGGCCTTGCAATCCTGCTGAATCTTCAAAGAGGCTTGGTTATGTCAAGGCTAACTTGAACTTTGACAATTCTGTTTTCCTTGTCCCGAACCTGAAAAATATCTACCTCCAGCACCTCCCCAAATGCGCTTCCAATTTCCAGCCTAGCTCTTTCGTTTTGTAGTGGATCCATATTGGCACATGGGTAAAGTTAGCCTCTTCTATAAGTTCGTCCTCCCTCCCTCTCTTTAAATTAAGAATATAATTCTTGAATAACCAAGGAACGCCTTTCTCAATTCTGATCACATCTTTTTCATCCTCAAAGAAGAATTGGAAAATATTCCCGCCATAATCAACAACTTTGGATCCATCCGGCTGTCTCCAAATCGCTTGCAGTGCAGCCTCCATTGTTCCTCCCGTGAATGATCTATCCACAAAAAGTCGTCCTATCAAAACTCTTGGAGCACCTCTCTACTCCAATCTGAATATCCTCCACATCATCAAACTCGTTATTTTacccttttattttccttttttatctttgTGTTTATATATTAGATAGATTagtatttatatttgaatttaaatttctgatTTTTTATTTGCTTAACACCTATAAATAAGTTGTAGCTACTTTTATTATATGATATACATAGCAGATATAGACATAAAAAATACATTGGAGGTTTTTGTTATGTATATCTTGGATCTCTTTTCTTATTATCATTGTATTGTAAGATTTTAAAGATGTGacagttttattctatttagcatTACATATAATGAAAAAAGTACTGTATATATACTAACTATAAGGAGCATGTCCTTTGGTAGGTATGAAAGTAACATTATTGACAAAATTGTTGAAGAGGTGTTACGAAACCTTCCTCCACAACCTCTCCTTTTCCAAAACCATGTTGAATTTGATTCTCAATTAGAAGATGTGAAATCACTTTTAGACGTTGAATCTAGTGATACTCTTTGCATGTTGGGAATTATTTATGGAGATGGTGAAACAATGAGTAAAACAAGATTTATTGTGGAGCTATATAACAAAATCATGCATCAATTTGAAGCTGCTAGTTTTCTTGCCAATGTCGGTGAAAAATCAAAGGAAAGTGTTAGTGGTTTAGAAGATCTCCAAAAAACAATTTTAATTGAGATGGATGAGGAAGCAACAATCATGATAGGTAGCACATTTAAAGGATCCGCTGAAATTAAACAAAAGTTGGGCCATAAAAGAGTTCTTCTAGTTCTAGATGATGTTGATAATGTGCAGCAACTACATGCATTGGTAGGAGGAGGTGACTGGTTTGGTCTTGGGAGTAGGATAATTGTCACAACAAGAGATGAAAAATTGGTCAATAAGCACGAGTTGAATGGTGTTGAGATTAAGAAATACCGCATTGGTACAGGTGAATTCGAAAGCATGGAACTAGCTAAACCAAATCATAGACAAAGGGACACAGAGGAAGGGGATGTAATAATAGGCTTTCAGAATAACGTGAGCACTATAATTAATCAGCTTAAGGAAAATTATCTACCTACTAATGTTGTTTCCATAATTGGTATGGGTGGTTTGGGTAAGACGACCATTGCTAGAAAGATTTATAACGGCTCTGAGGTCAAGAAGTTGTTCTCTTGCCGCGCGTGGAGCACTGTTTCTAAAAGCTATGTAGCAAGGGAAGTTTTGTTGAGCCTTCTACGTTGTCTGAAGAAAGTGAAGAAACCCATGTTTGAATTTAAAAACTCAAGTGAGGAGGAAATAAGGGATGAATTGAGAGAATACTTAAAGAAGCAAAAGTATTTGGTAGTTCTTGATGACCTTTGGGATCCTCTTGTGTGGGATGACATAAAACGTGCCCTTCCAAGTGGCAAGACTGGTAGCAGAATACTTATAACTAGTCGTAATAATGAGGTGGCAAACTACACAAGCCCAGTGCCTCCCCATTACCTTCCATTTCTAAATAACGAAGAAAGTTGGGAACTGTTCTGTAAGAAAGTGTTTTGGGGTGGAGAATGCCCTTCCGATCTAGAGTCTATTGGTAAGTCAATGGTTGAAAATTGTGGAGGTTTACCAATTGCTATAATCACTTTAGCAGGACTTGTTTCTAAGAAGAAAAGGTCACAAAGAGAGTGGTTGCGAATCAAAGGACATGTGAATTGGCATCTTGCTCAAGATAATTCCAAAGTCAAGGATGCATTGAAGCTCAGCTTCGATGATTTGCCTGCAAGATTGAAGCCATGTTTTCTGTATTTTGGGCTCTTTCCTGAGGATTATACGATCTCCGCAAGGAAATTGGTCCAATTATGGATGGCCGAAGGATTCGTTCGACAAGAAGAATGTGGAATACCATATGCGCCGCAACCAGAAGACATCGGCGATGAATACTTAGATGAGCTGGTGGATCGTTGCTTGGTACAAGTGACAAAGAGAAGGAGTGACGGTGGTGTCAAATATTGTCAAATCCATGATCTATTACATGACTTTTGCATATCAACTAGCAAAGTTGACAAGTTTCTAGAGATTTGTACAGAGTCCAACATTCATTCCTTGAGAAATCCTCGAAGGTTGTCTCTACTCGGTAAAGCACAATCTACTTATAATATTTCTTCTATGCAATGCGATGAATCATGCACATCCTTGTTTATCTTTGCTACAAATGAGCACATAGATGATAATCTAAAGAACTTCCAATCAATTCATGTGCTACATTTAGCAAAAGGAGTATTCACAAAATCAACACCGAGTGATTTGAAGGTAATGATCAACCTAAAATACTTGAGAATAGAACGAAGTACTTCTTGTTATTATGAAGCTATAGACATTCCAGATTGTATATGGAGCCTTTGTAATTTAGAAACACTAGATCTAAGGGATTTGGACACACACACAACCTCTAATCGAATTTGGAATCTCAAGAGGCTGAGACATGTTTACATGTTATTGACCGTTGAGCTACCATCAAACGGCGCCAAAACATCATCGTTGAATCTCCAAACTCTTTGTGAAGTGGTTCTTGATCAGCAATTAACATTAGCACTAAAAAATGGTTGGCTACCTAAATTGAAGAAGTTAGGTTTGCGGTTGAATCAGGAGTATACACCACATGAATATTTTTTGAGCCTGCTCTGCCTAAGCAACCTCTCTACGCTGCATGTAGAATGTATTGATTCAAACTATTTACATGCGGCTGCTTTTCCATCAAATCTTACCAAGGTTACCCTAAAATTATTTGTTGATGAGAACCACAACATTATAAATGCTCTAGCACATCTTGCTAACCTCCAAGTTTTGAAATTAATAGATGGTATCTTGCCAGATTCTCTTAATTGTGGCACCACACAGTTTCCACAGCTTCAAATGTTTCTTATGAATGAGGTATATATCAAGAGGTGGAGATTAGAGAAAGGTGCAATGCCTCAGCTTCGACGATTAGTCATCCATAATTGCATCTTCCTTAAACAAGTGCACGTTGTTGATCCATCTCATGAATTGAAAACCACCCTCCAAATGGGGCTTATGGCAGATTGCAAATTTGTGATTCATAATTCAAAATAACCATTATAttcattcctttttctttttttttttttttttcctttgttttagcaTTACCCTAACATTGAGACTAGCAGATTTCGCACCTGCATTTATATTTGCATGgccttttttatattttcattattattttcaatataCTAAAATCTGGTAAGTTTATTGGTCTGTACAGATAATATAACCAACATGAAGTTACGAGTACAGACGTTTTTGTAATAAAAtccaattaaattaatataaatttaataaaaaaaaacacgcatGCATCACGCTTCTCTTTTTCCACGCTTATTCAGCACAAGAATTTTTGTTAGAGAGTACAGGAACTTATTGGTATAGTGTAGAAAATTTTGCATATGGTACAAACTTTTTGATATAGCAAAAATTTTTGTATATAGCAGATAAATTTTTGCTGCAAATATATTTTGTTGGTTGAGTGAAACAATGTTTTAAACATATGGTTCTTCAAAAATTTCTATGCTATTCATAATAATTTCTATGTCATGCTTGCACCAAAATTATGTGTTTGTGTATATTGTTAGTTGGGTGTCAATGTCTTAAACatgtagttttttaaaaatttctgtaATGTGCATGCACCAAAATTTATATGTTATGCATATTTTGTTAGTTGGATGTCAATGTTTTAAACATATAGTCTTTCAAATAATTTTATACTGTGCATTAAAAATTATGTACTGTGTaccaaaatttatgtgttgtgATTCAAAATTTATGTACTCTAATTTTTTGAACatatatagaagaagaagaataagataaaGATGACGACAACAATgacgataataataaaaaaatgagagaaaaaagaaagaagatgagaaGAAAAACGTTGCCGGCAATGACGATAACATTATTAAAAACACGCCTGTACAATAAGCGAATTTAATTAGACTTGATTCAAAAAAGTATAATCAcagaattttattgaaaatatattcgcatttcaatcaaacataaataatagATGGAGTAACAAAAAGAACAAACTAACTGTATTTTGATTATTCAAtcatttattaaatttgtatcaaAATAACAAAAGTTAAATTAGTTGAAATAGCAAATTGCttataattaacttaaaatagttaaaaaaatatatggattatatataataaaaaatatttaaaaaaagaaagttgTGTATCAACTCTTTTCATATATGTATTTTAAAgggagtttaattttaatatattaaccatgtaaattattattattattattattattattatatatatatatatatatatatatatatattttattttatgatcaTTCACATGCTGGTTGTTATATGAAACATAGTCCTTTTTTATATGACCATAGTTATAAGAATGAAACTAGTAATTAACCCAATTAGAGTATTGGTTATCGATTTATTCGATTATGGATAAAGTATTATGTTTAGGTTGAATCATAATTTAGTCCATAATATTATAAACATCCTATTTTAataccaaaaatttttaaatgttttattttaattctaaaaaaattttaagcagACTCAATATTATCTCAccattaaatttgacacaaataattTGCATATTGAAAAGTCAATAGCATTCGATTTCAATGTGTAAGTGAAATCAATCGACCaacaattactaatataaaagtttttcatttgattttggaGTGTTGATAATTGATTGCtagaatttgaaattttgtaCAGTTTCTGGATAAACTGAAGGCATTGGCAAAACCACTGGGTAGATGGCACAAGCAGCACTTTGAGAATAATATacatgagaaaatacaaaagtttGAGGACGAGATCAAGAAAGTAGATGATATGGTTAGTAACGGAGTATATGATGGCACAATAGAAGCAAGAAGAAAGGCGTTGGTAAGATGTTGTGAGGTATGGTATGAGAGACAAGATATCCACTGGAAGCAAATGTCTAGATCTCGACATGCCAAGGAGATGGACAGGAATACCAGATACTTCCACAATATTGCGTCagcaagaagaaggaataactAGATTGAGTCCTTAGTGATTAATGAAAGGTTGGTAAGGAATCATGCAAGAATTAAGGTTGCCACCAGAGATTTCTACAGGAACCTATACCACCAAGACGAGTCGCCAAATATTAGCTTTCGAGATGGTTTAGTTAATCGTTTGGAGATAGAGGAAGCTCAAGTACTAGAGGTGTTACCAACGGAGGAGGAAGTAAAGGAGGCAATGTGGGACTGCGAATCATCTAAGGCCTCGGGTAGTGATGGATATAAcatgaattttataaaaagatgtTGGGAGGAGATTGGAGTGGAATTTACTAAAGTTGTGATGAGCTTCTTTGAGACGGCGAGACTACCAGCAGATTCCAATGTTACTTGGGTAGCGCTGGCTCCGAAGTTTGTGGGCGCAAATGAGATAAATGATCTTAGACCGATCAGTATGGTTGGATGTGTTTATAAGGTCATATCAAAGGTGTTGACAAGAAGAATGAGGAGCGTAATGCCAGGGCTAGTTGGAGAATCACAGAGTGCATTTGTCAAGGGAAGGAGGATACATGATGGAGAGTTAATAGCATGTGAAGTTGTATAATGGCTAAAACTAAAGAAGAAGGCATCAGCAATCATCAAATTGGACTTCCAAAAAATTTATGATAGAGT is drawn from Arachis hypogaea cultivar Tifrunner chromosome 12, arahy.Tifrunner.gnm2.J5K5, whole genome shotgun sequence and contains these coding sequences:
- the LOC112727826 gene encoding putative disease resistance RPP13-like protein 3; translated protein: MGNHSTSKTPPSLFFTYDVFLSFRGDTRYGFTDCLYHALTSKRINTFRDRDNLKTGDEIAHAVLEAIEKSRISIVVLCQNYASSTWCLDELAKIMECTDRGRRQRVLPIFYKVEPSDVRHQRNQYEAAMIKHENGRNSHKVEAWRLALTSVGNLSGQHRTADMYESNIIDKIVEEVLRNLPPQPLLFQNHVEFDSQLEDVKSLLDVESSDTLCMLGIIYGDGETMSKTRFIVELYNKIMHQFEAASFLANVGEKSKESVSGLEDLQKTILIEMDEEATIMIGSTFKGSAEIKQKLGHKRVLLVLDDVDNVQQLHALVGGGDWFGLGSRIIVTTRDEKLVNKHELNGVEIKKYRIGTGEFESMELAKPNHRQRDTEEGDVIIGFQNNVSTIINQLKENYLPTNVVSIIGMGGLGKTTIARKIYNGSEVKKLFSCRAWSTVSKSYVAREVLLSLLRCLKKVKKPMFEFKNSSEEEIRDELREYLKKQKYLVVLDDLWDPLVWDDIKRALPSGKTGSRILITSRNNEVANYTSPVPPHYLPFLNNEESWELFCKKVFWGGECPSDLESIGKSMVENCGGLPIAIITLAGLVSKKKRSQREWLRIKGHVNWHLAQDNSKVKDALKLSFDDLPARLKPCFLYFGLFPEDYTISARKLVQLWMAEGFVRQEECGIPYAPQPEDIGDEYLDELVDRCLVQVTKRRSDGGVKYCQIHDLLHDFCISTSKVDKFLEICTESNIHSLRNPRRLSLLGKAQSTYNISSMQCDESCTSLFIFATNEHIDDNLKNFQSIHVLHLAKGVFTKSTPSDLKVMINLKYLRIERSTSCYYEAIDIPDCIWSLCNLETLDLRDLDTHTTSNRIWNLKRLRHVYMLLTVELPSNGAKTSSLNLQTLCEVVLDQQLTLALKNGWLPKLKKLGLRLNQEYTPHEYFLSLLCLSNLSTLHVECIDSNYLHAAAFPSNLTKVTLKLFVDENHNIINALAHLANLQVLKLIDGILPDSLNCGTTQFPQLQMFLMNEVYIKRWRLEKGAMPQLRRLVIHNCIFLKQVHVVDPSHELKTTLQMGLMADCKFVIHNSK